From Aegilops tauschii subsp. strangulata cultivar AL8/78 chromosome 5, Aet v6.0, whole genome shotgun sequence:
ATGTGCCGGTGCACCAGGCGGAGTGGCACTGGCAGCACCGCGTGCCTCTGCCGTACCCCGATGCCACGCAGCCGCATGACTGGCATCTGGATCCGGAGAGGATCccagtgccggcggcgccgcggtCGGCCAGGGCCCATGCGGAGGAGGTGCGGTGCCGGCGGGCGTTGCTGACGCCGGAGCAATGCGCCGACCCGGACTACGCCTTCGACTCGCCCAACTGGGCTCGTTGGTTCGCCTTCGagcacgaggaggcgaggcgacgcggCGTCCGTGACGTTGaccgccgcctgccgccgcccCCGCTCGTCGTCCGCGACGAGGACCATGAGGCGGAGGCCGCCTACCAGGCGGCCATTAAGGAGAGCAAGGAGGAGCGGTggagggaggcggaggaggcggcgttCCAGACTGCCATGGCGGAGGCCATGGCCCTTTCCGCGGCGGGCGACTGTGTCGTGCCGCCGGTGACCCCGACGTCCCCGCCCAAATCCGAGCCAGCCCCACTCGAGCGCTACTCCTGGACCGGAGTAGTGAAGGAGTGGGTGAGCGCGCCGCCGATCTGGTACCTGGCGACGGAGAAGCAGGAAGCGGCCTACCTCGACCACTGGCACCGCGTTCGGCTGgccgaggagcgccgggagggcGAGCACCTCCAGCTGCTCGAGCgcgaggccgaggaggaggcgcgccaggccgAGGCAGCGGCGGCACAGCCCGCGGCTGCACATCCCGACATCGCTGCCCTCTGGAAAACGGCGTTCCCCTGGGCCGGCCCTGCGCCGACGCTGATCAACCTCACCGGCCACGATGcagacgacgccgccgccgccgcctaggGCAGCGAGCCAACTtctagtttttagttttttttctgGTTTAATTGATGTAATGTGGACTATCGCCGGCCTTCCTGGTCGGCTTTTATGTTTAATTAATGCATGTTTCATTTTTAAAATGCTCAAATGTTTTTTTTGGCGCGCCAACAAAATGGGTCGGGCCAGCGTTGGGCTCTCCCGCCGACCCAAACCCGAAAGCGGACGTTTGTGTCCGTcaggccgacccaaacggacaaatgcgccgttcgtttgggtcggcccgttggagttgctcttagagTTGCTAAGTCGTATGGTTTCATCAGATTTATTATTTGTAGCATCAACGTTGCAATGGGGTCCTCCTATCCTTTTCCAGGGGATGACAGATTGTCAGATTTAAACAAGGGCGAATTAAGATTTTCATCAGCCCTGCATCAACAAAACGGAATGACGTGTAAGGTTGTAAAGTCAAAGCTCACTGGTTTAGCATATACTGTCACTGCGGAATCACCTGCCTGCACTGCTGCACCATGCAATCCATTCTGCATTTCTAGTGAAATTAGGTACCGATTGCTGCCTGCTAAGCACACTGGTCCAGAGCTCAGGACTTCTGACGAAAGCGTCGTAAACACCGTAGTCAAGTGGTAACACGGAGCTTCAGCGGGAATTCAACAGAGAAGAAGAATCAAGCTCGAGTTAAGTTCCGAGGAACCCTGCTGTTCTCACTCCACAGCTGCGCTGTATCACTGATTCACTGCCTCAAGCACGTGCGCTGCATCAACGCCGGCATGACAATTCCCGCGCTCAGCCAGGATTTAGCAGGCAAGAGTCTGATTCAGGTGACAGCAGCTTCATCACGTTCGCACCCATCTATGCAGATCATCACGAGAGACGGTGCGAGCCTAATTCTCTACGTTGATCCAGCTAAACCAGGTGGCTTATGCACTCGTCTTTCTTTAATCAAGGTCCTCATGTTTTCAGCTGCATCCCACTTGCCTGACTCCGCGCTGATGTTAGACAGCAGAACATAGTTCGAGGTCTTGCGAGGTTCCAGTTCAAATAACTTCTCAGCTGCAAACCGCGCGAGCTCGTCGTTCTTGTGTACCCGGCATGCTCCAAGCAATGCACCCCATACACCAGCATTAGGCTGGATCTGCATTCCCTGAACAAGTTTAAAGGCTTCACTCAGTCTCCCAGCTCTTCCAAGTAGATCCACCATGCAAGCATAGTGCTCAGCCACAGGCTGTAATGAGTGTTCTTTTGTCATCGAGTTGAAGAAACCCAATCCTTCGTCAATCAATCCCGCATGACTACAGGCTGACAAGACGCCCACAAATGTGACCTCGTCGGGTCGGACACCATTGGCTTCCATTTCCCGGAAAACTGAGATCGCCTCAGTCCCACGGCCATTAGAAGCATAGCCATCAATGAGCGCATTCCATGAAACAATATCCTGACCTGCCATCTCGTCAAATACTTGTCTTGCTTCTAAGATCCGCCCACACTTGGCATATGCTGAAATCAGGGCATTTCCAGCAAAGGAATCACTGATATACCCACTCCTGACAAGAAGACAGTGGAATTGCCTCCCGACTTGCAAAGCAGCCAAGTCCGCGCATGCGCTGAGACAACACGCATATGTAGACCAGTCAGCCATCTTTGCATCCCTTCTCATGAGCAGGAAATATTGGAGTGCTTCCAAACAGAGCCCATTCTGAACAAACCCGGAGATAACTGAATTCCACGATACTACATTCCTCTGATTCATCTTTCTGAATATACCTACTGCCTTGCGCATTTGACCATCTTGGGCATAGCCAGCAATCAGGGTGTTCCAAGAAACCATATCCTTGTTTGGCATTTGCTGGAACAACACCATGGCCTTGTCAAGCATTCCACAGTGGACATAGCCAGATATCATCGTATTCCAGCACACCGCATCTCGGACCTCGAGTGCATCAAAGATGTGGCGTGCGTCATCGATCATCTTGCTCTGCAGATAGCCATGCATCAGTGCAGTCTTCGCTGCAAAACTATCAAAAGGCATCTTGTTCAGCACATCCTTTGCTTCTTGGAGCTTCCCAGCACGCACTAATGCACTTATCATTGTCGTCCATGAAATTGAGTTCTTATCTGGCATCTCTGAAAACAATCTATAAGCCTCATCCATTTGTGAAAGCCGCAAATACCCACCAAGCATCACATTCCAAGACACCACATTCCGTTCAGGCATTCTGTCGAACAATTCTCTCGCCTCACCTATCCTCCCTGCCCGGCAATAACCATTAAGCAAGGTGACCCAAGAAATGACATTAGGTGACGGAACTCTCTCAAATAAGCCAGCAGCCGCATTGAGATCTCCAGCGCGCACATAACCCTCCAGCATCAAGTTCCAGGACACCATGTCCCTTTGCGGCATCTCGTCAAAGAACTTGGCCGCCCGAACTATTTTCTCGTTGCGGGTCAACCCGACCAGCACCGAGTTCCAAGAAACTATGTCAGGGGCTGGCATTTCCCGCAGCAACGCCACCGCGTCATCAAACCTGCCATTCTTCGCGTATCCAGAGATCATGGCATTGTAGCACGCCGTGCACTTTTTCCCAGGTATTCGATCGAGCGTCTCCCTGGCAAGCTTGAGCTCGCCCGCGCGTGCATAGCAGGAGACCATGAGCGTCCAGGAGAAGTCGTCCCGGGCAGGCATTGCGTCGAACAGCTCCCGGGCGTCCGCAACACGGCCATGGTCAGAGCAGGCCGCGATCATGGCGTTCCAGGAGACGAGATTGCGGCGGGGAATCTCGTCGAAAAGGCGTCGCGCGTCGGCGAGGCGGCCGTGGCGCGCGAGCGCGGAGAGCATGGCGTTGTAGGAGACGGTGTTGCGGTGCGGCATCTCGTCGAACAGGCGGCGTGCCGCGGCCAGCTGTCCCGAACGCGCCAGGCGCGTGAGCTCCTGGTTGCTACGGAACaccgcggaggtcgccgccgcgGCCACGCCGGTGGCCTTGGCCGCGGCCATGAGGTGGCTAGCCGGCGGTGGCGGGCCAAGGTGTGCGACTGACTGCACTGACGAAGGGagtagttttttttttctttttaggcAAGAGGAGGGAGTAGTGGGTTCAGACTTCAGACTTGGAACACAAACTGGGCCGGCAAGCCGTTAAACTATGGAAGCCCAACTAATCTGACGTTAGGCCTGTGCAAATTTTAAATTGATTTTACAGCCCAAGTTAAACGCTTAGAGTCATTATAGGAAAATCAAAGGTGTCTCAAACTTTTTTTTTTGAAGGAAAATCAAATTACGCCTAGAAATCAAATAACCATCAAAATTCCAAGGTTTCTTTTGCAAGAAAAAATTCCAAGGTTTCTACCTTAGAAGATGATTTATTCCATGTCTCTTTCAAAGAAAGAAGGCACCACATGCATGATAACTCCTAGAATTATGTAATTAGATCATAGAATTGCATAGGCGACCAAATAGTTCATGTGCTTTCTTCATGAAAATTTGTAAGTTTCAACCCGTAGTTATTTTTTTGGAATAGGTTAGGAAGGACAATACTCACTAAAGGATACCTTGCAAATGGCTAGCCCCACAATACTTTCATCTTCCTTTACTTGTCTCCCATGCACATTCTATTTATTCAAATTTGAAGAGCGTCTGCATTTGTACtatgtttaaaaaaatcaaattcatGCACAAAATTATGTGAAGCATCCAAATGGACATGTATGCAAATCCATGTGTTCATGTTTTTTGTAGGATTCGTTGACATCCAATCTTATGTTACTTGTATTATGTATAGCAGCCGCTTTGGTGTCTATGAATAATAAGCACAAAAAATGATAATTGGGAAGAAATTATGTTGacaataaataaaaataaaggaaTATATGTTTGGTTAGAATGTGGGGTAAAGGTTAACCTAAATGATAAGTGACACACGTGTGGCACGAAGCACTCCTGTCCTGATGTTTTCTACAACTAAAGTTCCCAtccaaaaaaggaaaaaaaacaaacaaaaaaactgAAACTTGCAATTTGAAAAGAAAGTTGCCATGCTTGACAATTAAAGTTGTCGTCCTCACGTCATTAACTTGCCATAAAAAATGTTCGGAGCTGCCATGTGTTCGTGCCACATGTGTGACATTTATCAGGGTCCAAAGTTAAAACACAAAAGGATGCCTCCAGTAAAAAGGTGAAAGTGTGCAGTAAAGAATACACAACACACATGTCATATCTTATCAACCATGGATGCATCTCGGCCCGGTGCACGGCTGCTGAACTGTGGTGCCCCGTGCTTATCTCATAACATGTTACGGTACATGCATGCGAGCAAAGACAGTGTGTTACCCATGGATGACGATTTATAGCACACATATACGGGACAATCATGCATGCAGCCGTACGATTGCTCCAAGTTTGGGAAACTTGTTTTGTGATTAGGACCAAGTCTCTTTAAACTTGTTGCCAGTAAATTAATCTCTATTTAGAGATAATGAATCTTTTTGGCAAAACACGGGGCGGTGACTAGAATTTAACTTCTAATTAGGGTATACTTCTCGGTTGAGTGTTTCATTGCTAGGAAAAAGCTAATGTACTAAAAGGTAATATGTAAATATTAGCTATTTATTATTTTCATTTGGGCATTCTACTATGTTCTACTTTAAATTTGAAGTCTGGAGTTTCCCTTGCGGATTAAGATGGCTGAACGCCTGAACCTTTGTGTATGACGAAATGTTTTGAAATTTGGAAGTGAAGGACTTCCCAAGTAATTGTGGCCTTCGTGTTATCATTACAATACTTTTATTGATTGGTAACTTTGTGTTTATACATTGTCTTCTATTATGTCTGATAATCCATCATAAAGTTATGGATCATATTTTATTTAGTGCATTACTTCATAAAAGAAACTCGACACGCTTAAGTGGTGCATCGGGGTGACGTAGGTTCCAGCTCCGCCCCTGACTTTCTCTAAGCTCCAAAGGTCGCCGTCCATCGCCGCCGTCAAAATCCCGGGTGGATGGAAGCCATGGCAATAGCAAGGCGGTGACGAAAGAGCAGCGGGAGGCATGAGTGAAAGTGATGGGAAGAAAAGGGCTCTGCCTATAAAAAGTAGGAACTTGCCACTATCGAGCATTGCTGGTGGGCCCAACGAGGATGAAGGTTAGCCGAGTCTCCTCGCCGAGTCCATCATGGATGAAGGGCTCAACCGAGTTTCCTTTTCTTAGATAAGCTCAACCAGGTCTCCTCATCGTTGCGATTGACGTGACGAGTGATGGGTCCGAGATGATAGGAAATAGAACAAATTAGACGACAACAAGCGTAGATGATGCACAAGGGCATGCAGCTAATTTCTTCAAGGGGTAGTTGACATATACCAAATTCAC
This genomic window contains:
- the LOC109765575 gene encoding uncharacterized protein, coding for MAAAKATGVAAAATSAVFRSNQELTRLARSGQLAAARRLFDEMPHRNTVSYNAMLSALARHGRLADARRLFDEIPRRNLVSWNAMIAACSDHGRVADARELFDAMPARDDFSWTLMVSCYARAGELKLARETLDRIPGKKCTACYNAMISGYAKNGRFDDAVALLREMPAPDIVSWNSVLVGLTRNEKIVRAAKFFDEMPQRDMVSWNLMLEGYVRAGDLNAAAGLFERVPSPNVISWVTLLNGYCRAGRIGEARELFDRMPERNVVSWNVMLGGYLRLSQMDEAYRLFSEMPDKNSISWTTMISALVRAGKLQEAKDVLNKMPFDSFAAKTALMHGYLQSKMIDDARHIFDALEVRDAVCWNTMISGYVHCGMLDKAMVLFQQMPNKDMVSWNTLIAGYAQDGQMRKAVGIFRKMNQRNVVSWNSVISGFVQNGLCLEALQYFLLMRRDAKMADWSTYACCLSACADLAALQVGRQFHCLLVRSGYISDSFAGNALISAYAKCGRILEARQVFDEMAGQDIVSWNALIDGYASNGRGTEAISVFREMEANGVRPDEVTFVGVLSACSHAGLIDEGLGFFNSMTKEHSLQPVAEHYACMVDLLGRAGRLSEAFKLVQGMQIQPNAGVWGALLGACRVHKNDELARFAAEKLFELEPRKTSNYVLLSNISAESGKWDAAENMRTLIKERRVHKPPGLAGST